A single genomic interval of Aureliella helgolandensis harbors:
- a CDS encoding histidine phosphatase family protein, producing the protein MLEILLIRPGSTTFDQEGRIKGALDIPLSEQGHRQAEALARELEEVSLDCLYVAPCESAQQSAVEIRKLNPCKQKTLDCLRNMDHGLWQGKLLADVKRLQPKVYRQFQDHPEDVCPPQGETIDGALGRIEATVAKLLKRHRKGRIGILVPQPLAAVVRYAILGGSLGDMWKCELDFGTFEALDVSDGSATSVVGLATA; encoded by the coding sequence ATGTTAGAAATTCTGTTGATACGTCCCGGCTCAACCACCTTCGATCAAGAAGGGCGGATTAAGGGGGCATTAGACATCCCGCTGAGCGAACAGGGACATCGTCAAGCGGAGGCTTTGGCGCGGGAACTGGAAGAGGTGTCCCTGGATTGCTTGTACGTCGCCCCGTGCGAGTCGGCTCAGCAGTCGGCGGTCGAGATCCGTAAACTGAACCCCTGTAAGCAAAAGACGCTTGATTGTTTACGCAACATGGACCACGGCCTGTGGCAGGGGAAATTGTTGGCGGACGTCAAGCGACTGCAGCCCAAAGTCTATCGACAATTCCAAGATCACCCGGAGGACGTCTGCCCCCCGCAGGGCGAGACCATCGACGGCGCATTGGGACGCATCGAAGCGACCGTAGCCAAGCTGTTAAAGCGTCACCGCAAGGGCCGTATCGGGATCTTGGTCCCACAGCCACTAGCGGCTGTCGTGCGTTACGCCATCCTCGGTGGCAGCCTCGGCGACATGTGGAAGTGCGAGCTTGATTTTGGTACCTTCGAGGCGCTGGATGTCTCTGACGGTTCAGCCACGAGTGTGGTAGGCTTGGCGACCGCGTAA
- the rpe gene encoding ribulose-phosphate 3-epimerase, whose amino-acid sequence MDVSRQAEAVQKLRDEQAIILPSLLQCDFGNLQREIHSLEEAGVRGFHLDVMDGHFVPNLTYGMPIVEGVRKLTSLPIDVHLMISEPAKYVRQFADAGADSLTVHAEIEQDTSEVLKMIRQLGVGVGLAINPATSFESVESLLPLCDLLLPMSVNAGFGGQQFNPVALEKLRQARHNFPDLLLEVDGGVNIGTIADCYSAGATLFVVGSAIFGQDDYRQALEGLTAAIGL is encoded by the coding sequence ATGGACGTATCTCGACAAGCCGAAGCCGTGCAAAAGCTTCGTGACGAACAAGCAATCATCCTCCCCAGCCTGCTGCAGTGCGATTTCGGAAATCTGCAGCGCGAGATTCACTCGTTGGAAGAAGCGGGCGTACGGGGATTTCACTTGGACGTGATGGATGGACATTTCGTGCCCAATCTGACGTATGGAATGCCCATCGTTGAAGGGGTTCGCAAATTAACCAGCTTGCCGATTGACGTACACCTCATGATTTCCGAGCCAGCCAAGTATGTCCGCCAATTTGCGGATGCTGGTGCTGACTCACTGACTGTCCACGCTGAGATCGAGCAGGATACGTCCGAAGTACTGAAGATGATTCGCCAATTGGGCGTGGGAGTTGGGCTAGCAATTAACCCAGCCACTTCGTTCGAGTCGGTGGAGTCGTTATTGCCTCTGTGTGATTTGCTGTTACCAATGAGTGTGAATGCTGGCTTTGGAGGTCAGCAATTCAACCCAGTAGCACTTGAAAAACTCAGGCAAGCACGCCACAACTTCCCCGACTTGCTGTTGGAAGTAGATGGTGGCGTCAACATTGGTACGATTGCAGATTGCTATTCAGCTGGAGCCACCTTATTTGTCGTTGGCTCGGCTATTTTTGGACAGGATGACTATCGACAAGCCTTGGAAGGCTTGACGGCGGCCATAGGACTGTAA
- a CDS encoding GxxExxY protein, whose translation MTENEIATVVVDTSLKVHRALGPGLLESAYEVVMARALRKRGLHVERQVMVPILWDDETIDEGFRADLIVGEKLIIELKSVERLARVHVRQLLTYLRLTDRKLGLLMNFNEVLIKDGIHRVVNGLKE comes from the coding sequence ATGACAGAAAACGAGATTGCTACAGTCGTGGTAGATACTTCCCTGAAAGTGCATCGCGCTTTGGGCCCCGGATTGCTGGAGTCAGCGTATGAAGTCGTGATGGCCAGAGCATTGCGAAAACGTGGACTGCACGTAGAACGCCAAGTGATGGTGCCAATTCTGTGGGATGACGAAACTATCGACGAAGGCTTCCGGGCAGATCTGATCGTTGGCGAGAAGCTGATTATCGAGCTGAAATCTGTCGAGAGACTCGCAAGAGTACATGTCCGGCAGTTACTCACCTACCTGCGACTGACCGACCGCAAACTTGGGTTGCTAATGAACTTCAACGAAGTATTGATCAAAGATGGCATCCACCGAGTCGTCAACGGACTGAAGGAATAG
- a CDS encoding PVC-type heme-binding CxxCH protein, whose product MAISCAVQEPPIASADETETESGDGSLAADRPVEASEEGALAVGSFRKPEGWEVKLWAAEPELANPVAMYVDDSGRVFVCESFRQDRGVTDNRGHDNEWLLADLASQSVQDRIDYHLRLLGSEAAEYTAHDDRIRRLEDTNGDGVADRATVFADGFNRLEEGTGAGVLVRGDDVYFTCIPKLWLMRDRDDDGVADSREALQDGYGVRVAFRGHDSHGLIIGHDGRLYFSIGDRGYNIQTEDGQLKNTESGAVFRCELDGSNLEVFATGLRNPQELAFDDYGYLFTGDNNSDSGDKARWVNVMEGGDTGWRMMYQYLPDRGPFNREKIWHPFSEETPAYIVPPIENISDGPSGLSCYPGTGLTGDFANCFFLVDFRGGASNSGIRLIRTQPKGAFWEVERSEQPIWNILATDAQFGPDGALWVCDWVNGWVGEGKGRIYRFFDPKAQQQEVVREVKSLLGAGFTELPQTRLNELLSHLDRRIRLEAQWELAHRGEIAGMLALLQDSAAGTLPRLHATWGLGHAARLTPELVDQVIPAIRVALSDTDLDVRAAAANVAGDLQLRALSAQIVEHIADTEPRVQYAACLASGKLGLASAIAPVCDMLENNQDRDPGLRHAGIMALAGLPQTQDIVALAKHASRSVRLAAVVALRKRNAPEIRAFLGDADIGVVTEAVRAIHDVEELHELLPNIAALELGSSSPSPLVHRVLNANFRLGGAGAAAQVLHYAVGKSHLLDMRVEAVKMLASWGTPGKLDRVMNRFAPLEDRADLDAAAELENAFTELLAGPAKLRDAVLEAAVTLKLENVAARLRDLVVDRENPDKLRRLALIGFVALNQQESEVLLKRLITDKTPLVRAEAVKQLAGIAPEKATGALEKGIQSEVAIERQMAWDTLASIELPEANALIEQGLEDYLKGNLPPDVWLNVLEASKDRVGESLSDALSQFAKAQTEAQPLEEYRAVLAGGDRERGELLFMTKTELSCVRCHRVGEVGGEVGPELTKTAATKDARYLLEAIVSPDAKIAENFETVVLLMDDDSVVSGILRSETDEELVLMDAEGKSISVDPAEVIARKKGQSSMPADLVKKMSLRELRDLLAYLNSLK is encoded by the coding sequence TTGGCCATTTCCTGCGCGGTTCAGGAGCCCCCAATTGCATCAGCCGATGAGACCGAAACGGAGAGTGGTGACGGCAGCTTGGCCGCCGATAGGCCGGTCGAGGCCTCGGAGGAGGGCGCTTTGGCGGTCGGAAGCTTCCGAAAGCCCGAGGGATGGGAAGTTAAACTGTGGGCGGCCGAACCCGAGCTCGCGAATCCCGTTGCCATGTATGTCGACGATTCGGGGCGAGTTTTTGTATGCGAGTCGTTTCGACAAGATCGCGGCGTGACTGACAATCGAGGACATGACAACGAGTGGTTGCTCGCCGATTTGGCGTCCCAATCCGTCCAAGATCGAATCGATTACCACTTGCGTTTACTCGGCTCCGAAGCAGCCGAATACACGGCCCACGATGACCGCATTCGTCGTCTGGAGGACACCAACGGAGATGGAGTCGCCGATCGCGCCACCGTGTTTGCCGACGGCTTCAACCGGCTTGAAGAAGGTACTGGGGCGGGCGTCTTGGTGCGCGGCGACGACGTCTACTTTACCTGCATTCCTAAGCTTTGGCTGATGCGAGACCGAGATGACGACGGTGTGGCGGACAGCCGCGAGGCACTCCAAGACGGCTACGGAGTGCGAGTGGCCTTCCGAGGGCACGATTCCCATGGCTTGATCATTGGCCATGACGGTCGACTCTATTTCAGCATCGGAGATCGTGGCTACAACATTCAAACCGAGGATGGCCAGCTGAAGAACACCGAGAGCGGGGCCGTTTTCCGCTGCGAATTGGACGGTTCGAATCTAGAGGTTTTTGCCACAGGACTCAGGAATCCTCAGGAACTAGCCTTCGATGATTACGGCTATCTCTTCACGGGAGATAACAACTCCGACAGCGGAGACAAGGCTCGTTGGGTCAATGTGATGGAAGGTGGTGATACCGGTTGGCGGATGATGTATCAATACTTGCCCGATCGAGGCCCCTTCAACCGCGAGAAGATCTGGCATCCCTTTTCTGAGGAAACACCTGCCTACATCGTGCCTCCCATCGAGAACATTAGCGACGGTCCCTCTGGCTTGAGCTGCTACCCTGGAACAGGGCTTACTGGTGATTTCGCCAATTGCTTCTTTCTAGTCGACTTCCGCGGCGGCGCCAGCAACAGTGGTATTCGCTTAATTCGCACCCAGCCCAAGGGGGCATTCTGGGAAGTTGAACGCAGTGAACAACCCATCTGGAACATCCTGGCCACCGACGCACAATTCGGCCCGGATGGAGCCCTGTGGGTCTGCGACTGGGTCAATGGCTGGGTGGGGGAAGGCAAAGGGAGGATCTACCGCTTCTTCGACCCGAAGGCTCAGCAGCAAGAGGTTGTTCGCGAAGTGAAATCCTTGCTAGGAGCTGGTTTCACCGAACTCCCCCAGACACGACTCAACGAACTCCTTAGCCACCTGGACCGACGCATTCGATTGGAGGCCCAGTGGGAGTTGGCGCATCGCGGAGAAATTGCAGGTATGCTTGCGCTGCTTCAAGATTCCGCGGCTGGCACGCTGCCTCGGCTTCATGCCACCTGGGGACTTGGCCATGCAGCCAGACTCACACCAGAACTGGTCGATCAAGTCATCCCTGCAATTCGCGTTGCCCTGTCGGATACGGACCTGGATGTGCGAGCGGCGGCAGCCAACGTGGCTGGCGATCTGCAGTTGCGTGCCCTCAGTGCACAAATTGTTGAACACATCGCTGATACGGAACCTCGCGTGCAGTACGCGGCATGTCTGGCTTCCGGAAAGCTCGGTTTAGCGTCTGCCATCGCACCGGTTTGCGACATGTTGGAAAACAATCAAGATCGAGACCCCGGCTTGCGACATGCTGGCATCATGGCCTTGGCAGGTCTACCTCAGACCCAGGATATCGTCGCTTTGGCTAAGCACGCGTCGCGATCGGTGCGGCTGGCGGCAGTGGTTGCACTTCGCAAACGCAATGCGCCAGAAATCCGCGCGTTCCTCGGGGACGCCGATATCGGAGTTGTTACCGAAGCGGTGCGAGCCATTCACGATGTCGAGGAGTTGCACGAACTGCTTCCCAACATCGCCGCTCTCGAGTTGGGATCGTCTAGCCCCAGCCCGTTAGTTCACCGCGTACTGAACGCGAACTTCCGTCTCGGTGGCGCTGGTGCTGCAGCACAGGTCTTGCACTATGCGGTCGGAAAAAGTCATCTGTTGGACATGCGCGTCGAGGCGGTAAAAATGTTGGCGTCGTGGGGCACACCTGGCAAGCTGGATCGAGTGATGAATCGCTTTGCCCCCCTAGAGGATCGCGCCGATCTTGACGCTGCCGCAGAACTGGAGAATGCATTTACCGAACTGCTCGCTGGCCCTGCCAAACTGCGCGACGCAGTGCTGGAAGCCGCCGTGACTCTTAAGCTAGAAAACGTCGCGGCCCGCCTGCGCGATCTAGTGGTTGATCGCGAGAATCCTGACAAACTCCGTCGCCTAGCCCTGATCGGTTTTGTGGCGTTGAACCAACAAGAATCGGAGGTATTGCTGAAGCGTTTAATCACGGACAAGACGCCTTTGGTGCGTGCCGAAGCTGTCAAACAACTCGCCGGAATCGCGCCCGAGAAAGCCACAGGAGCACTTGAGAAGGGAATCCAGTCAGAGGTTGCGATCGAACGGCAAATGGCCTGGGACACGCTGGCCTCGATCGAATTACCAGAAGCAAACGCGTTGATCGAACAGGGGCTAGAGGATTACTTGAAAGGCAACCTTCCTCCCGACGTGTGGCTCAACGTCCTTGAGGCTTCCAAGGATCGCGTCGGTGAATCGCTCTCAGATGCGTTGAGTCAGTTTGCGAAGGCACAAACCGAAGCTCAACCGCTCGAGGAATACAGAGCCGTGCTCGCGGGCGGAGATCGAGAGCGTGGAGAGCTGTTGTTTATGACCAAAACCGAACTGTCGTGCGTCCGCTGCCACCGCGTGGGCGAGGTCGGCGGAGAGGTTGGTCCGGAGCTCACCAAGACCGCCGCAACCAAAGATGCACGCTACCTGCTAGAAGCCATCGTCAGCCCCGACGCCAAAATTGCCGAGAACTTCGAAACCGTAGTTCTTCTGATGGATGATGACAGTGTTGTCTCGGGAATCTTACGCAGTGAGACCGACGAAGAACTGGTGTTGATGGACGCGGAAGGAAAATCAATCTCAGTCGATCCGGCTGAGGTGATTGCACGCAAGAAGGGCCAATCCTCCATGCCTGCGGATCTCGTCAAAAAGATGTCGCTTCGCGAATTGCGAGATCTACTCGCCTATTTGAACTCGCTCAAGTAG
- a CDS encoding tRNA (5-methylaminomethyl-2-thiouridine)(34)-methyltransferase MnmD has translation MAIPDRARFPAGCPELEWVLTDDGSRTLRHRVLDETFHSGCGALSETLVVYLDHSGVAERLHTGRATRVLEYGLGTCTALLLTAALAEACRVPLVYTALELHLVSGDLVRGLGLVERVQQAELGECWPKAVPTWLTDHCFDALAPLQADLAHWLDQLPPWPPGPLPRITSCQLGLQTTLELWQGDAQGFPTQQKVDQDREPVDAVYFDPFSPESCPELWTPAVYSTAFQALRPGGILVSYCVKGTVRREIGSVGFQTERLAGPAGGKREVLRAVRPQ, from the coding sequence ATGGCGATCCCCGACCGCGCTCGCTTTCCCGCAGGCTGCCCCGAGCTGGAGTGGGTCCTCACCGATGATGGCAGTCGTACTCTTCGCCACCGCGTGCTGGACGAGACTTTCCATAGTGGCTGCGGCGCATTGTCGGAGACGCTCGTTGTCTATCTGGACCACAGTGGTGTGGCGGAACGGTTGCATACCGGTCGAGCCACAAGAGTTCTCGAGTACGGCTTGGGAACCTGCACTGCCCTGCTCCTAACCGCTGCTCTGGCCGAAGCCTGCCGTGTTCCCTTGGTCTACACGGCGCTTGAACTGCATCTCGTTTCGGGCGACTTGGTACGGGGGCTGGGATTGGTGGAAAGGGTTCAGCAAGCGGAACTCGGTGAATGCTGGCCCAAGGCGGTTCCAACTTGGCTAACGGACCACTGCTTCGACGCGTTAGCACCGCTCCAAGCCGATTTAGCACATTGGCTCGATCAACTACCACCTTGGCCGCCCGGGCCGCTCCCGCGCATCACCTCGTGCCAACTGGGCCTGCAGACAACACTGGAGCTGTGGCAAGGCGATGCACAAGGGTTTCCCACCCAACAGAAGGTGGATCAAGACCGGGAACCGGTAGATGCCGTGTATTTTGATCCGTTCAGCCCCGAGAGCTGTCCGGAGCTGTGGACTCCCGCTGTCTATTCGACAGCATTCCAAGCACTGCGGCCCGGTGGAATTCTGGTCAGCTACTGCGTGAAAGGGACCGTCCGGAGGGAAATCGGTTCCGTCGGATTCCAAACCGAGCGATTGGCAGGACCGGCTGGCGGGAAACGCGAAGTTCTGCGGGCCGTCCGACCGCAGTAA
- a CDS encoding BamA/OMP85 family outer membrane protein — protein sequence MQSWQNIIQRRFHSRLVLIVCGVVCATSSYAAAQGPGGGGGGGGAAAPAFNDPKFRDRVWEAGGPRLSGLHTGKLVKAVVIKGNETVSQHKILSHMQTRVDRNYDERQLQSDIHALYGTELFRTITPKFIDYKDGVVVELLVVENPTVTEVVFHGNTRLDESMLSKHCGIKVGDPANPFSVDMARQRLVDLYLEKGLNQVAIEVREGNRKDDRRVFFDIYEGPVERVWDIKLIGNSVFSTSLLKTKIRSKDARGGATPYMGNVANWEKFDNDKTILVAYYRSLGYFQAKVDYFYDYYDDGNFLDLTFVISEGQQYKVRNVTIVGNHYEPFTTEVLMAALETKAGDAFNLGRMSRDQRKLRNDYYGREGFVFVDIVPEPRFLDEPGMLDLVFKINEGDRYRAGEINVHIEGDSSHTAHNVVLNMMGIREGQFIDLKELEDSERRLKASQIFESNPAMGEPPRIEVRPPDAQDLEEF from the coding sequence ATGCAAAGTTGGCAAAACATCATTCAACGACGTTTCCATTCACGCTTGGTGTTGATCGTTTGCGGCGTTGTGTGCGCAACGAGTTCCTATGCCGCCGCACAAGGTCCGGGGGGAGGAGGCGGTGGAGGTGGAGCAGCCGCTCCGGCCTTCAACGATCCCAAATTTCGCGATCGAGTGTGGGAAGCTGGTGGGCCACGTCTGAGTGGCTTGCACACCGGCAAACTTGTAAAAGCGGTTGTAATCAAGGGGAATGAGACTGTCAGCCAGCATAAAATCTTGTCGCACATGCAGACCCGTGTGGACCGCAATTACGACGAGCGGCAGCTTCAATCTGATATTCACGCGCTGTATGGCACGGAGCTGTTTCGAACAATTACCCCTAAGTTCATAGACTACAAGGACGGGGTGGTCGTCGAGTTGCTGGTGGTTGAGAATCCCACCGTCACGGAGGTGGTGTTTCATGGCAATACTCGACTCGATGAATCGATGCTGAGCAAGCACTGTGGCATCAAAGTTGGGGATCCCGCCAACCCGTTTTCCGTGGATATGGCTAGGCAGCGCTTGGTCGATTTGTATTTGGAAAAGGGATTGAATCAGGTGGCGATCGAGGTGCGCGAGGGCAATCGCAAGGATGACCGTCGCGTCTTCTTTGATATCTATGAGGGGCCGGTCGAGCGAGTCTGGGATATCAAACTGATTGGAAACTCCGTCTTTTCCACTTCGCTGCTCAAAACCAAAATTCGCTCGAAGGACGCCCGCGGTGGTGCGACTCCCTACATGGGCAACGTCGCCAACTGGGAAAAATTTGACAACGATAAAACGATCCTCGTCGCTTACTACCGATCGCTGGGATACTTCCAAGCCAAAGTTGATTACTTCTACGACTACTACGACGACGGGAACTTTCTGGACCTGACGTTCGTGATCAGCGAAGGGCAACAATACAAAGTTCGCAACGTGACGATTGTCGGGAACCATTACGAGCCCTTTACGACGGAAGTCTTGATGGCCGCCCTGGAAACGAAAGCGGGAGATGCTTTCAACCTCGGCAGAATGAGTCGAGACCAACGCAAGTTACGCAACGATTACTATGGCCGTGAAGGCTTTGTATTCGTCGACATTGTGCCTGAGCCGCGTTTTTTAGACGAACCGGGAATGCTGGATCTCGTGTTTAAGATTAACGAGGGAGATCGCTACCGAGCAGGTGAGATTAATGTCCATATCGAAGGGGACTCCAGCCATACCGCTCACAACGTTGTCTTGAACATGATGGGAATTCGAGAGGGTCAATTTATTGACTTGAAGGAACTCGAGGACTCGGAACGGCGTTTGAAGGCCAGCCAAATATTTGAATCGAACCCGGCGATGGGCGAACCACCACGGATTGAAGTTCGACCACCCGATGCACAAGATTTAGAAGAGTTTTGA
- a CDS encoding BamA/TamA family outer membrane protein: MRQDVLNTKPSGWGPLCATLILGGLCLAATGCRMAHTPAISDDYDLPTSKYRSGTGSGGDDVATYEAANPSASHSLQSQLVKSPAVPDTGVGENASEASQAVSTMRSPSSTSPAVTTASATIRGQSPDQWNGATAGGTDLYRTPMQASQPSATGPPAASPATNNWYAPQTGPGTPVQYTAPAQPATQAAPYSGNPYGTPATGQVLPPPTVGTGNSLPPPTNYGSPNYGYGSPGSYQGGGLLASPSDYGATLAPGASSVPYDNNGSLVAPGSVPNFDPTIGITAPSLNRNQPRERTSPLDVYVTEGRTGRITLGGSVNSDLGVAGQLVIDERNFDIRRFPRNWDDLWSGRAFRGYGQTFRAEIMPGTQVERYTVSWSERNLFGYLPYSLTVGGFLYSRQYRDWTEQRLGGRVSLGYEITKDIALSGEIRMEDVKLYDPRIAGVAELDDSIGSTDLYTARARLARDTRDSPFMATEGGLLEVIVDQVFGERDYTRGQVNISRYFLIHERPDQGGRHTLASTWKFGFTGSDTPIFENYFAGGYSTMRGFSFRGASPKVGDVQVGGEFMFLGSLEYVFPLTADEMLRGVAFVDYGTIEQEIEIDADNFRVAPGLGLRVSVPALGPAPLAFDFAVPVAYADSDDRQIFSFFMGMTR, translated from the coding sequence ATGAGACAGGACGTCTTAAACACGAAACCATCGGGCTGGGGCCCGCTGTGCGCCACGTTAATCTTGGGTGGACTGTGTCTGGCTGCAACCGGATGTCGCATGGCGCATACCCCGGCGATCAGTGACGACTACGATTTACCGACCAGCAAATATCGCTCGGGTACCGGCAGCGGTGGCGACGACGTTGCGACGTATGAAGCGGCTAATCCATCAGCCAGCCATTCACTGCAGAGCCAACTCGTTAAGTCACCCGCAGTACCTGACACTGGCGTGGGAGAGAACGCTAGCGAAGCTTCCCAGGCAGTATCCACGATGCGGTCGCCGTCGAGCACATCGCCAGCGGTCACAACCGCTTCGGCAACGATTCGAGGACAGTCGCCCGACCAATGGAATGGTGCGACTGCTGGAGGGACGGATCTCTACCGAACTCCGATGCAAGCCAGTCAGCCGAGTGCCACTGGCCCACCTGCAGCCAGTCCAGCCACCAACAATTGGTACGCGCCGCAGACGGGCCCTGGAACTCCTGTGCAATACACGGCTCCAGCACAGCCTGCTACGCAAGCAGCCCCCTATTCCGGCAATCCCTATGGAACGCCTGCAACCGGGCAAGTACTGCCTCCACCGACGGTGGGAACTGGGAACTCGTTACCTCCACCGACCAACTATGGCTCACCCAACTACGGCTACGGATCGCCGGGTAGTTATCAGGGCGGCGGCTTGCTGGCCTCGCCAAGCGACTACGGAGCAACCCTTGCTCCGGGTGCGAGCTCCGTCCCCTACGACAACAATGGTTCCCTCGTGGCGCCAGGATCGGTTCCCAATTTTGATCCCACGATTGGCATCACCGCTCCATCACTGAATCGCAACCAGCCTCGTGAGCGAACGTCGCCTTTGGACGTTTACGTGACGGAAGGCCGAACCGGACGCATTACGCTGGGCGGCTCCGTCAATAGTGACCTCGGAGTGGCAGGCCAGCTGGTTATTGATGAACGCAATTTCGATATTCGGCGGTTTCCACGAAATTGGGACGATCTTTGGTCGGGAAGAGCCTTTCGTGGATACGGTCAGACGTTCCGCGCAGAAATCATGCCGGGAACCCAAGTCGAACGCTACACCGTTAGTTGGAGCGAACGAAATTTGTTCGGATATCTGCCCTACAGCTTAACCGTGGGGGGATTCCTCTACTCTCGGCAATACCGAGACTGGACGGAGCAACGATTGGGGGGACGCGTTTCCTTGGGATACGAAATCACCAAGGATATTGCACTGAGCGGCGAGATACGGATGGAAGACGTCAAACTGTACGACCCTCGCATTGCCGGAGTCGCTGAGCTGGACGATTCGATTGGCAGTACCGATCTTTACACGGCTCGTGCTCGATTGGCTCGGGATACCCGCGACAGTCCTTTCATGGCAACCGAGGGTGGGTTGCTAGAGGTCATCGTCGACCAGGTCTTTGGTGAACGGGATTATACCCGTGGTCAGGTGAACATCAGTCGTTACTTCCTTATCCACGAACGCCCTGATCAGGGGGGCCGCCACACGTTGGCAAGTACTTGGAAGTTCGGCTTCACCGGTTCGGATACCCCAATTTTCGAAAACTACTTCGCGGGGGGCTATAGCACCATGCGTGGTTTCAGCTTTCGCGGAGCCAGCCCCAAAGTGGGCGATGTGCAGGTTGGGGGCGAATTCATGTTCCTAGGGAGCCTCGAATACGTGTTCCCTCTAACTGCTGACGAGATGTTGCGCGGCGTCGCCTTTGTGGATTACGGCACGATTGAGCAAGAAATCGAGATCGATGCCGACAATTTCCGGGTCGCTCCGGGGCTAGGCCTCCGCGTTTCGGTTCCGGCTCTGGGACCAGCACCACTCGCCTTTGATTTTGCCGTCCCGGTCGCCTACGCCGATTCGGATGACCGCCAGATCTTCAGCTTCTTCATGGGCATGACACGCTAG